ttagatCGGTTGGAAAGGACAAAAAGGCAATTCAAGCTTCCATCAGAAGAAACAAGGAGACAAACACAGTATTGGCTCGACTCAACAGTGAACTACagcaacaactgaaggtaaaaacATTGTAGAAAATTAACTGGATGATCAATTTCCTAGAAATTAttacgataaacgataatatagTCATTTTGAGACTGTTGTCATGAACCGATATGGGGTAAATAAGGACACCTTtagtgcaactttgcattaagtGTTCTTATTTACCCAATGACGTTTTATGACAACAGTTGTAATCTCGTTTATGTTCATAACATGTTATATCACAGTTATTACCATGTCGTGTTGATCTTATTcacacactttaaaataaactgtctaaactgtcattttaaaaattaaacaaatgaaactgaTTATGAAATCTCAACAAAACAAGATTTCTGGTAAAAGTTAGGaattctgcaacaaaaaagtgcaaacagGTTTTCCAATTATGATGAGCGTTATTCCTGATGTGAACTCCAAAAACATCTGTATTTAGTGTCTTTACTGCTTGTGGTGATGTTAAGTGTTTGTTTGCTGATTCCTGTCGATGTTTTCAGGATCTGCTGGAGGAGAGGATATCCCTGGAAgtgcagctggagcagctccGGCCTTTCTCCCACCTCTAGCCGAACACGCGGAGCAGAACTCGGCCGTAACTCCGCGGCGCTCTCCTTCCCTCCGCCGTCATTTCCCCGGTCGGAGGCCGCCGGGCGTTCCGTTAAACGAAACCCTCTCCCTCTTACCTGTCGCACAGTCTTACCAACAAACGGAGAAGAGAGGAGCAGATTTCACCACCCGGCACTTTTCacatctctgttttttatttgtttgttttggtttttttgaaGAGGATGACGAAAAAAAACGGCGAAAAGTGAAGTCAAAACGCCTGGTTTCTGGAGATGGACAAACCATCTTCAGAAACAAATCGTTGTGTTGGTGtgactggttttgtttttgttcctcttaAAGCAGCTTAATTAGAGGCTCGCACCAGTAAGTCCAAATTGCAGTTaaaatttggttaatttaaggaaacaaaaaaatgtgtttgctttttgagggaaacagtaaaaaaaaataataataataataatttggtcAATAATGTTCAGAAATAGTTTAAAATCTGAtccatttttattctaaatacgtaataccaaagaaaaaattaaaattgaagtAAGGTTCTGTGGAAACATCATAAGCAGTTAATATCTTACCGTCAGTAGATAACTCTCTTGACGTCTTCATTTAGTATAAATCTAGATTAGCTACTGGACAGTTTAGACCAAAACTACTCTATTCTAAgaactaaaaacataaaaatgctatttttatttccttttaccAGTCGTCAAGTTTACATTTGACTGTTATGTAAATAACACTTGTTTCAGTGTTATTTACACTGAAACAAGTGTTAattcacaaaacaaatccaTGTTGGAGGTGGTGCGCCACCAATAGTCTTCCTACCTGAAACACACGCTGAAAATGCGACATGTAATTTATTACCAGTCAGAGAAACCGTCTGTAACTAAGCTGCATAAATAGCAAAATATTACGGCAGTTTTAGttgatgcagttttattttaaggtaaCGAATTGAACCAGAAATGCTTTACGTGTTCCGTTCTCGGGGAAGATGAACGGTGACGGACTGCCTCCAACATCAATTTTCCACTTGTGACAAAtttaaaagttcagaaaatagtttttgataAAACATGGACTTCAGCTCCAACTAATCTGCATTTACGCTAAATAAAGACACAGAGAGAGTCAGCTTCAGTCTGTAAAATATAAAGTACTGAacttcacttaaaaaaacaattattttaaacacaccTGCTGTAGATTTAGGCAGAATTAAAAGAgaaatgactgtttttaaatgtctaccAGCTGCAATAAAGACTGAAAATTGGACCGCCCAAAGTTTCTCTTATTGCATTTTCATCAAATTGACAAATGTGGCGTAAGCAGGTTTGTATTTGATTTATAAGAACCGAATAAAAGAAGATTTCCTAAGTCAGTTAGTTTCTACAACGGCGTATCAGGGTCACTGTAGACGCAACAAAAAGAGGAGTGAATTTGCAccaaaaaaatctctgaaactgtctagaaaaacagaagagttttaattttgatggaaaaaaatctgaaagtttgagcttaatctcagaaattttctaggaaaaatgtggaaatttctaAGTTTCGAAAGTCAAAAATTggcaacttttgaaactcagaaaatttccaaaaatcaaatatttcaaacttcggaaactcagaaatgtgcatatttttttctagaaaatttctgagattaatctcaaactttctggaaaatttctgacatCTCAAAATTTaaggggtttttttccccatcaaatttttaacttttcaaactcagttttatttcctctactctttttttcttttctttttttctacagcGGCGCTGAAACACTTTTGTAATTTGAGAGAGGAAAACTGCGTCGGTGTCTCATCCTGTGATTATTAATTCagtccttcctgctgctgccactCAACTCTACGTATATAgatctatgtgtgtgtgtgtcgtttTTTTTCTACGTTTTCAGGTTTCTTGTGACTGAATGCTTCGACTCTTGAACACTGAACTGTTACTCCTTCACTTCTGATTTGAAGATGAAAACTGCACATCCTCTTCATTTTTCCagacctttttgttttctaaaacatttcagcttttttattatttttctcctcaaGCTGCAGTTTTTTGGGAAGTCATTTATAGCAGGAccagatgttctgttttgaagattttttttattttatttttgtttatgaagaAACGCGTTTGCAGATCTGTTTGGGAGTTGAGtcatgtttgtaaaataaatacgtaaaatataaatgaactgTTTTCCAATCGGGCCAAGCAGCGCTATGCAACTACGTGCAAAACGTATTTCCACAGATCGACTTTAGCTGTTTGTTCTCCGTTCGTAGCAGCTGTGTGACCCGGTTTTGTATTGTAGCTCTTCCAGAACTCCATCTGCTGTATGTTTGTGGTGTTTGTCTGCCTTTTTCTGTTGGTACTGATGAGCTTCCTTCTTCACTGTGTTCCTCGGCTCCAGAGgagaattaattttatttttaactgcgAAATGTGACCCTTTCCTGGTGGAGACCAGTTGGCTATATGGGAGACCTGAACGACCAAAATGCACTTTGAACTCATCCACTTGTTGCgtctttatttggtttatttttaaccagattcttcctgtctttcttttttttttttttgaacttgGAAACTTGGAGCGTCCTGAAATCTCtcattttctgaatgttttgtaGGTGAAGCATCATTTTCTAAAGCCTTACTCACCCCGATTGGATTGGTGTTCAGGTTTCCATAGCGACTGATTgatctcttcctttttttattttttcctccggCTGTTGTGGATGAAGGTGTACTTctcgtgtgtgtttgtgcgcaCGCATCATTTGGAGACCGGATTAAAAACCTTCCAggaatatttaatgtttgctCGCACAACGGCTCCCTCCTCGTtcaacccaaaaacaaaaaaacaaaataaaaaaggcaatcCAGACAGGCAGAAGCAATCAGTCTCATACGAAGTCTGTGAACTTTCAGATGCCATTTTCTCCCCAGATCTGTGTTGTATATTGTATATGATACACACTTTTGGACTCATATGTAAATTTGCATTAATTGCTGGCTAACAGCAGAAGAATATTCTATTTAATTCCTTCTCTCTTGGCTGTGGGATCCTAGATGTTTAACTGCATGGATGTACTGTATCTCTGCAGAATTAACTAGCAGCTGTGtgatttttacacaaaaataaaaaacaggacaatattttaaacatgacTCCTGATTTGTTGCATCATCCAgaaattttgtggaaaattgaAAGCTGCTGATTTAAATTATGGTGTCTTTCTCAGAATGCAAAGAGTAAATTTTTGgacaacttttcaaactcattaatttttcaagaaaatctgagaaaagaaaattctcaaaatatttgtttttctagcaaatgtttgacttaaAGTTTAGAACATcccatcattatttttttatttttttggaaaatttcagaaatcttaaaattaaaaatttttctgccaatttgtgatgtttcttttctagaaaatctctgaaattAAGCTCAATCTGAGCTGTTCTagcaaaattttgacttttcaaggaatttccttttttttctttgtagaaagTTGGAAATGAttctcaaatttttatttttttgtagaaaatttttgaactcaaattttttttttagattttgtaggtttttctaccaaattttcaacttctcaaattcaaacaaaaaatttgtttttcctaGAACATTTCTGGAACAAAGTTCAATTTGAGcttttctagcaaatttcatattttttaagctcagaaatttacttttttctacagttcctgagattaatctaaaaaaaaaaaatcagcaaattttcactcaaatttcattttttctaGAACTTTCTGAaggttaatctcaaaatttaaatttttctagcaaatttccAGCTTTCCTATGGAAGATgattagggccaccaaaaaaaagccaaaaaaaaaaagctgactttaaagtcagaattctttttttgggggggtggcCCTCATCCTCTTCCGTACTTTCCaaattcagaaatgtccttttttctctttagacAATTTCTGGGCTTACCTGAAATTTCTCCaatttttggagaaaattttcttttctgaccTACAATCACTCAAATATGCAGTCATAAAAACTGagctttctgttttgctttggtTGAAATCTAATGGTTGAAAATTTGTCATTcctcttaaatatttaaatggttTTGGCAAGAATCTGTTCAGAGTAGCAGAAACCGTAAAAAAGTCATAAACCAAATATGTTTCAGcaagttttattaaatgtttttattgctacCTTAAGAGCAGCTGAaaagaaatcactttaaaatttttatctgaaattacAGCGTTAACTCAAAAGTAACCACTTCATCCTTTATTAGAAACCTATCTGAGCACAGTAGCAATGAAGGTCTGGagctttttcacaaaatctttaTTAGATgagatttttcattcattctttgtGATTTCATAAAAGCAGTGACACACTCAGAGCATCTCTGAATTACTCACCAGATAgggttatttaaaaatatttaatctatcTTTCCATCCAATGCTGTGtaattctctttttatttattatttagcatcaaAATGCAGTAAAATGGCGATTAAGAAATCAGACCCAGCTTTCTCCAGTTATCCTGcgtttctgttttgtgaaacAGCCCCCAGATTCATACAAAGTCtctaaaacacataaacagcAGAAGTGAATATGATCACTTATGTCCTAATAACACAGAAAGTATTGGCACTAAACACTTACTGTAGCATGGGCCTTGCTAGCTAGCATAAAAAGCGAGGCCTTCCTGGATGTAGCAGGGACTACAGATAAACGTAgggctttgctttttttctactGAACATCTTCTCTTACAGCAGGACTAATGATACCGTTCAAACCTTACAGGTTTTacgttgtttttattcatttatttgcaaaagCAGGACTGGAAGAGGAAGCTTGGGATCGGAGCGTTAGCTTTGGGAGCGTTAGCTTCCAGGTGTGTTTCCATGGattcagagcagctgaaactTATTTAGCGACACTGAAAAAAcgaaataaagataaattagaattttacaGGTGtggaatttcatttattatatatatatatatatatatatatatatatatatatatatatatatatatatatatatatatatatatatatatatatatatatatatatattttttgtgtttgtgtatatattttttatatatatatatatatatatatatatatatatatatatatatatatatatatatatatatatatatatatatatatatatataaaaataacgTGTTTGTAAAGACCCCCCACTCACATGCTGGTTGCTTTGTAGCGGTCCAGCGCTTTCTGAGCCACCTCCTCGGAGAACTTCGGGTCGGTCCAGGGAATGTCGCCGCGTACGGTGATGGTCATGGGCGGAGAGTCAAACAGTTGCACGGTCACTTTGGTGTCAGCATCATTCGTCGTTCCGCCTTGGTTCTCCTCGGTGTCGCCTTTGGAGATCACCTGCAGAAAAAGGTAATATCtggcttttcttgtttttatctttactgcAGATGAAACATGAAGCGGTTGCCTCACCAATCAATAATGAAGtactgaaaatggaaacaaaaaaaatggattggtgattaatttcatttttgcttgatgtgatttttaaaaaaaaattgatttcagttttttcttgttcctacatcattaaaaatgtctcaaatcTTCAGTTCAGAGTCAGATGAAAAAATTAAGATACCCTTTAACAGTCTCTGTGTTAGACATTCAGAATGCTGGGGATTCAagaatataaataacaaaacttaAGAAATGCCTGAAACACCTTTATTTCCTTAAACAACTTTGGACCTTATGAAGTAGTGGCTCTATATAACAGAGGCTGTAACAGCAGATTGGGTTCAGTTAAGGAACAAAATTGCaaactttgttaaattttcagctgCACTGTGTCAAAACATCCAAACTCAGAAAAACCTGTTGCCCTCCTCACCTGTAcggggcgctgcaacaagaactaCTCAGGGAAGcgacaaaaacctcagaagaagagaAGCACACAttatttgtctttgcaaaatgtaaacaaaaatggattttagCGGTTGCACATCTTCGGCAAAAAAACACGAGCCATTTCTACTGCTAGCATTAGACTAgcgcatttgttttgtttgtatttacccagaaggCCTTGGGCTATAGTCCGCtgcctgcttttggagcggtctctggtcccaAACGAACTAAGATTTGACTTAAGTGGGCTAAACAGGCTGGTGTGGATGCTTCTTTAATGCTGATCAAATCAATCAGTAACAATATATATGTCTATTGACACTTGATCAATTTCAGTAGATAATACGTCTGGTAgtattttcaataatttcactgaactctgatccagaattTGCGCAGCATTCTCAACGTAACTTAGCTAAGCAAAGTTAGTGGAAGtaactttggttacctagcaacaactcgtggttacctagcaacaacttgttgagtaacatgcagagcagcagtttaaggttccGCCACTGTggctcataactgcttaaaaataaacaacatggaGTGAAAGCggcagataaaacaggaaatgttacATCACTAGCGTGGGAGTACTTTAGATAttgagatatttaaaacaaaaaccagtcAGTAATTATCACCGTCGACTGATATGAAAGGCTTTTATGGTGATgcgtttttcagccatgttgtCCTGCTTGATAAACCATCAGAAAGCTCCATACCGCCTTCACGCTGAAGATGCCGTCCTTGGTGTTGTTTGCCAGGGCGGACACCCAGCCGAACTGCCTGTTGAGCATGTCGAGGAGGGAGGAGGTGTTGAACACGCGCTCCTCGAACCTCTTCAGGAGGGAGTTGTACTGCTGCGTGAAGCGCTCGGCCATCGCCAGcgcctcctccagctcctccttcaGTGGGCCCTCCAGGGGTTTATTCCCAGAGCAGTCTGTGAGagaataaacaggaaaaaaatcagCCAAAAACCATGAAAATTATTGGAGTTTTATCAAACCTTTTGTGAATTTTACTGATTTAGGACAAAATCcagatgagaaaaatgttgtaGCTGCTGTTTATTATTGTAAACTTGTATGAGTGTTGATTTtgagaatagatttttttattaagtttagAAAAGGAAAGGCTGACATGGGCGGTGGCCTAGGGCGTCAATTTTTGGGGGTGGACCCCacagagttttttattttactgaattcatcttttgcaaaactgcatatgggaactttttaattttttattataatatgaATTTTATCCTATccctttgtattgttttatgaTTTCCACAGGTTTGCTAATGTTGTGCAGCTTGATATTCCTATGAAATCTTCCCTCCCCACCAAGTCATTATCATAAATAAGAGTTTGTTCTAACTCACCTAGGTAAATAAGTAATTTAAAGGAGTTGTAGACCCATACCAGGTGAGTTCTAATAgcattttgggatttttgtgaatattgaagtatttgaaaattactctaattttttgagtttctgcCCAGGACACAATTTAAGCGTACCATTATTAGTTAGTATCATCAGTTCATATGTATAGAACTACCTATCAATGTATTGTAATTTGCATTTGCAATATTCATTTCTTTAGTGGATAGGGCACAAAAACGGTTTCTGGCCCAGGGCCCACATCCTTGTAAATCCGGCCCTGCTCAGGACCAGAAATcctaatttttgtgttttaatttaacacaaGTAATATTCAGCTCTaatttctgattatttaatGCAGATATTCTGATCTGTTTCCAGTTGTATcaaaggttttgttgttttctcaccCAGATGCTGGATCTCTTTGCATTTCTCGCATTCGTCGCGGAACTTGATGCAGCCTGCCGAGTTGCGACGGATCTCCCTGCAGGTCATCTTGCCGTTGCCGAAGGGCCTTGTGATGATCACGTCTTCGTTTACGTTGCCGTCTGCAGCCGACAAACGCAGGGCAGATTTTAACATGTCAGCAGTAAAGCTCAGCAGCACAGCAACCTGACTTTACTTTCATATTAGATAAACTTCTGAAGCTGACAGTTCAAGCCAAATAtcaataattttcaaaaactaGACGCTGCATGAACTAGTAGTAAAATATTCCGGTAAATTtggacaagaaaacaaaatatatatctgAACTCTAATTTGAAGCTTCTTtgttaaactcattttcattttgaaccaTATTAAGATCTTGATTGTTCTTAAAGGGCTGGTTGGGCAAGAATGCATGaataaaacccatttaaaaacagatgaaatatcaataactaaaatattaagACACACTTAAACTTTGTTGAAattctttcaaacattttataagtaaaaaccacaaaaacacctaaatgttagaaagttgatttataaaacttaaataataaaaagtatcgGAATCGGCAATAttgttcctgtgtttattttgtattatattAACACCGAAATGTTCATGGTACGGATAAGCAGATCATATTTATAATATAACCatttagctatttttaaatAGCTAAACATATATTTAGCTACCAGCTATTTAGATATTTAGCAGTCAGCTAATAACTATTTAGCTATTTGGCCACTAGCTAAATACATTATTAGCTATTTAactaaaactaataattaaCTAATAACTAATAGCTATTATATTTAGCTATTTAAATATAGCTAAATAGctacaaaagaaataataaagagTTTAGTTAAAtatctttgaaataatttatgaaaactgtagaaatagaataaaactagattaacaaaacaattttgtttcagtttatatCAGCGTCTACATCCTTTCTTTATTTGAGTCCATCCGACGGGAAAGCAGATTGAAAACAATCTCTAGACCCTCCGACCTTTCTGAGAACCAGTGCGTGAAAACGTACTTTCGTTTGGGGCACCGTCGGTGTCCAGGTCCATCATGGAGTCCATGGGGCCGAACAGGTTCCTGCCCATTCCCGTCATGGGAGAGAACAAGCTCCGGAAGTTGTGGAAAGGGTCGTGGAAAAGCATGTGGATGCTTCTGGCGTGGCGAACGACCGGAGCCAGGAATTTGGGA
The Gambusia affinis linkage group LG22, SWU_Gaff_1.0, whole genome shotgun sequence DNA segment above includes these coding regions:
- the clu gene encoding clusterin → MLMMMMMMKKKKESKVTLTLLALFLASANCILPPSTEELNEISLQGEKYLDKQIENAIDGVKEMKTVMQKSSEDHKKFLDDLEKTKLQKDEAIRAAEEMEAKLAKEEEVCNDTMKALWEECKPCLKKTCVKYYSRTCSSGSGLVGRQLEDVLNRTSPFSIWINGERIDSLEQEGQRQNKEFRNLEEKYSVMADGVDNIFSDSMKVADHINPPAFFFPKFLAPVVRHARSIHMLFHDPFHNFRSLFSPMTGMGRNLFGPMDSMMDLDTDGAPNENGNVNEDVIITRPFGNGKMTCREIRRNSAGCIKFRDECEKCKEIQHLDCSGNKPLEGPLKEELEEALAMAERFTQQYNSLLKRFEERVFNTSSLLDMLNRQFGWVSALANNTKDGIFSVKAVISKGDTEENQGGTTNDADTKVTVQLFDSPPMTITVRGDIPWTDPKFSEEVAQKALDRYKATSIVAK